The genomic window CTAAAAATCTCATACCTTTGGGTTGGAAAACTTAAAGAATATGGAACATTTAACGCTGGAGGAAAGGTACAAAATATCAGCGCTTTTAGAACTTAAAACCCCTAAAAAGGAAATAGCAGAACAGTTGGGTCGGGATCGCTCTACTATATATAGGGAAGTAGGACGCAATGCTGATCACCGAAGTGGGAAGTACAATGCTGAGCTAGCCCAAAGAAAAGCCCAAAAACGCCATAAGGATAAAACAAAGCATAAGGTTTTTACCCCTTCCATGGAGAAGCTTGTTTGCGATGGGCTTGAAGACCACCTTAGCCCGGAACAGATCAAAGGAAGGGCTATGTTAGAAGGAACTCCTTGTGTATCGCATGAGCGTATCTACCAGTTTATATGGCAAGATAAGAAAGCAGGCGGGAAAGCATACCTTTGTTTGCGTAACCAGGGAAGGAAGTACCAGAAAAGGGGCGGTAAGCAAGCAGGTAGGGGGTGCATCCCTAATAGAAGGGACATAACAGAACGCCCCCGGGTAGTAGACAAAAAAGAAAGGATAGGTGACCTTGAGATTGACCTGGTGATAGGTAAAGACCATAGAGGTGCCCTTGTCACTATAAACGATAGGGCTACAGGGATGCTAAGGATGGGGCATATAGAAAACAAATCAGCCCGAGAAGTCCAGGTGAAAACGGAAGAACTACTGGAAGATTGGAAGCCCTTCATTAAAACTATTACCAGTGACAACGGGAAGGAGTTTGCAAACCATCAGGAAATAGCAGAGGAGCTTGATATTAATTTTTACTTTGCAAAACCCTACCATAGCTGACAAAGGGGTGCCAATGAAAACCTCAACGGGCTGATAAGGTAATATTTCCCAAAAGGTAGTAGCTTTGCAGAGATAACTAAGGAAGCGGTAGAGAAAGTAGAAAACATTTTAAACAATAGGCCTAGGAAAAGGTTCGGGTATAAAACACCCAATGAGGTATACGCAACTTTTATCAACAAAACGCAAACTGTCGCATTTATAACTTGAATGTAGGTATCTAAATATTAATAACCCAAAAAACAGTTAGATTCTATACATCAAACAAAGTTGAATGAAAATAACTTAAAGACAAACCCTACTCCCCAACCGGCACTAAAAAAACTTCTCGTACTTCAGTTATTACATGGCAAATATCACTTTCCACAATAATTGGGGTTTCTGAAGAGAAAGGTTCGAAATCAGCTCCGGTTATTTCTAAGGTATAAGTTCCTTCTTTTTCAAATGCACCAAAGTAAGCACTTTCAATAAATTCCAACAGTTCTGAGCCTGTACTATCAATGGCATTTACCGAAATACCATTCTTAATAATAGAGTCTGTTTCAATATTTTTAACCACAACTTCCAATCCGGGACGTAATTCTTCAGTACAAAAAACAGGATCTTCCACATCTCTGGTGCTTTCACTACACGAGACAAGTAATAATAACCCGGTTATGATATATAAAAGTTTCATCATTTAATCTTCTTACTTTTTTATAAGATGTAAAAAATAGATAAACGTTGCGTCTGTACTATAAATCAAAAGTTATTCCCTGGGCTAAAGGGAGTTCTATAGAATAATTAATGGTATTGGTTTGCCTTCTCATATAAACCTTCCAGGCATCTGAACCTGATTCCCGTCCTCCCCCGGTATCTTTTTCACCACCGAAGGCACCCCCAATCTCTGCTCCGGATGTTCCTATATTTACATTAGCAATGCCACAATCAGAGCCTTGCTGCGATAAAAACAATTCTGCTTCCCTTAAATTAGTGGTCATAATTGCCGAAGACAAGCCTTGTTTTACATTGTTCTGGATAGCAATTGCATTTTGAACTTCTCCGTCATACCTCAGTAGGTATAAAATAGGAGCAAAGGTTTCGTGTTGAACAATGTCAAAGCTATTATCAGCTTCAATAATAACCGGGCGTACATAACATCCGCTTTTATAGTCTTCTCCTGTTAACACTTCACCTTCGATTAAAATGGTACCTCCTACTTTCTTTACTTTTTCCAAAGCTTTCTGATAGGTAGCTACGGCCTCTTTATCAATTAATGGACCCACATGGTTTCTTTCATCTAGCGGATTACCAATTTTTAATTGTTGATAGGCTTTAAGTAAGGAGTTCTTTACTTCCTCATAAATTTCTTCATGTATAATCAATCTTCTGGTAGACGTACAACGTTGTCCTGCCGTACCTACTGCGCCAAAGACAGCACCCATGATGGTCATTCTAATATCGGCATCCGGAGTAACAATAATGGCATTATTGCCCCCCAATTCTAATAGAGATTTTCCTAAGCGTTTTCCCACGGTAGCTGCTACGATTTTTCCCATTCGGGTAGAGCCAGTTACTGAAATTAGCGGAATTTGATCATCCTTAGTTAGCATTTCTCCAACCTGGTAGTCTCCATTTATTAAGCACGAAATCCCTTCAGGTAGATTATTTTCTTTTAAAACATTTGCAATAATATGTTGGCAAGCAACCGCACATAAGGGTGTTTTTTCGCTAGGTTTCCAGATACAAACATTCCCACAAACCCAGGCTAACGCTGTATTCCAGGCCCAAACCGCTACCGGAAAGTTAAAAGCCGAAATGATCCCTACAATACCCAACGGATGGTACTGTTCGTACATACGATGCATTGGTCGCTCGGAATGCATGGTAAATCCATGTAATTGTCGGGATAAACCTACCGCAAAATCACAGATATCAATCATTTCCTGTACTTCCCCCAAACCTTCTTGTAAAGACTTACCCATTTCATAAGACACTAAGGTACCCAAGGCTTGCTTTTGTTTCCTTAGTGCTTCTCCGAATTGCCGGACTATTTCTCCTCTTTGTGGTGCTGGCACCATTCGCCAATGTACAAAGGCTTCTTTTGCTTTCTGTATTACCTGTGTATATTCTTCGGCAGTGGTGGTAGTTACCTTTGCAATAGCATTTCCGTCTACCGGAGAATAGGATGCTATATGATTGCCGTTACCTAACCAAGCCATTCCGGTTGAGGTTCCTTTATTTTCCGGTTGAATCTGTAAAGTTGCTAAAGTGTCTTTAATCATTTGTGTAAATGCCATAAGTTTATATGAATCTTAGTTTGCAACAAAACGCTTGTCAGTTTCCATGACATGTCCGCAATTAGTACAGGTTCGCAACTCTTCGCTGTTATAAAAGTGTTGAAAATGTTTTAAAAAATCTTTTTCGATATTTTCTAATGGAAAATAAACTTCATATAATTTATGATTGCATTGATCGCAGTACCATAACAAACCATCTTTACCAGGTAATTTCGTACGTTTCCGTTCAATAACCAATCCAATCGAATTTTTATGTCGTACCGGTGAATGCGGAACCTTGGCCGGATGCAGGTACATATCTCCTTCTGATAATGTCATGGTTCTTTTCTTTCCATCTTCTTGGATATGTACTTCTATTTCTCCTTCTAATTGGTAGAACAATTCTTCGGTTTCATTATAATGGTAGTCTTTTCTGGCGTTTGGTCCTGCTACAATCATTACAATATAGTCCCCTGCATCTTTGTATAGATTTTTATTCCCAACCGGGGGTTTTAGCGTATCCCGGTTTTCTTTAATCCACCGTTGTAGATTAAAAGGTTTTTGAATTGACATTATTGCTATTTTAAAGTTTTAAAAGTAATAAATCTGATACTATTTTATACAAAAGGGAATCTTAAGATTTTTTTGTTGGTTAATAGTTGTTAGTTTATTTGTTATCTGTTACTTGTTATTGGGTTATTTAGTTAAATAGCCAGAAGCGAAAAGTGTCATCTGTTACTTGTCATTAAGTTATTAGGTTATTTAGTTGTTAAGTTGAATCTGATCTCTCATAATATTGTTTGATAATTTTTAAATGCTGAAGGCTTAGCTTATAGTCAATTCATAATTCTACATTCTGAATCTTGTGTTGCTCGCAACTAAATGAATCATAGATTACCCTTTCGTACCAAAATTTGCTGGATTTTGCCTAAGGCAGACGGGATTAATTCGACCTGCCAATTCTTCTGCGTTGCTTCGCAACTTGTAGCATTGTGGGTCTCATTAAAAAGAAATCGCTCGAGCAACTTTCGTTGTAGAGCGATTTCTAACTAAATAACCAACCAAAAAGTCTTTATATTGATACAATTCTATATTTAAAAAGTGCTAATTACTTTCAATTACAAGAATATCATGCTTTCTTTATGTTACTAAAATAACGTATGAAAATCCCTATTCATTGCCTACTATAATGATAATCAAAAGTTAAATTTTCTTTTAGTTTCACTAGTAAATAGTTGATGTGCATTGTTTTACTTTAGGAATATCCTCTCTTTATAACAAAACATTAAAAAGTCATTTTTTAGTAGCAAAATCATTTTAGTTACATTTGGTGAATTACCTATTGTATGAAAGATAAAAAAATTACTTTTTCCGTATTTGGTGGTGGTAGTTGGGCTACGGCAATTGTCAAAATGTTAACTGAAAACTTGGAAGAAGTAGGATGGTATATGCGCAGTGTATATGCTTTGGAACATATTAAAAAACAAGATCATAACCCCAATTATTTGAGTTCAGTAGAATTTAAAAACGAACAACTACTATTAACTAATAATATCAACGAAGCAGTAGAACGATCAGATTACTTGATTTTTGCCATTCCTTCGGCGTTTTTATATACCGAATTAGAAAAACTAACTACCTCTTTAAAAGATAAAGTGATTTTCTCTGCCATTAAAGGGATTATCCCAGAAACCGGAAAAATTGTTGGAGAGCATTTTCATGAGGTTTATAATATTCCTTTTGATCATATCGGTGTGATTACAGGCCCTTGCCATGCTGAAGAAGTTGCCCTAGAACGCTTATCTTATTTAACCATAGCTTCTGATGATGAAGCTAAAGCCGAAATGATGGCAAAGCACTTGCGTAGTGATTATATTAAGTGTAAAACCAGTGATGATATTATAGGAACCGAATATGCGGCGGTGCTTAAAAACATTTATTCGGTTGCTGCCGGAATTGCCCATGGTTTGGGATACGGGGATAATTTTCAAAGTGTATTGATGAGTAACGCTATCCGCGAAATGAAACGTTTCATTAAAAAAATACATAAAATGAAACGGAACATTAATGATTCCGCTTATTTAGGAGATTTACTGGTAACGGGATATTCTATTTTTTCCCGAAACCGGATGTTTGGGAATATGATTGGTAAAGGCTATACGGTAAAAAGTGCCCAAATGGAAATGAATATGATTGCCGAAGGCTATTTTGCCGCAAAAACCGCTTACGAAACGAAAGCTGCGGAGCATACCCGAACGCCTATTATCGATGCGGTACATAATATTTTATATAAAAATAAAAATCCGAAAAAGGTATTTAAAAAATTAGCGGATCAATTGGATTAATTATGATAAATATATTGGTATCCCCACAATGGTTAAACGAAAGATTGGACAACGCCAACCTAAAGGTCATTCTAGCAAAACTAGATAGAAAAGCAGTTACCATACCTAATTCCATAGCAATCCAACAGATCCCCGGAACTATTAGTATTGATATTAAAAGAGATTTTTCTGATACTACTAGCGATTTACCCAATACCTTACTTCCTGAGAAGAAATTTCTGGAAAAAATTAGAATGTTAGGCATCAAACCTTCGGATAATATCGTAATTTATGATCAATATGGTCTGTATGCCAGTCCCAGAATATGGTGGATATTTTCTAACCTGGGGTTTAAAAATACCTATGTTCTGAATGGCGGAATGCCTTCCTGGATCCAACATCAATATCCTATCGAATCTATGGGAATAGAATCTTTAAAGCAAGAAATCAACCTAGAAGAAAATTTTGAAATACCCAAATCTCTATTTAAAGTTTGTAATAAAGAAGAAATCCTTCAAACTTTAAATGATGACAGCCATGTTGTTATTGACGCCCGTTCTTCCGGAAGGTTTTATGGAACAGCACCAGAACCCCGTCAAACTTTACGAAGCGGGCATATTCCTAATTCCATTAACCTTCCTTTCACGCAACTGGTTCAAAATGGGGAGATGCTTCCTAAGGAAGAATTGATTACCATTTTTAAACCTTTACAACTACAAAATAAAAAACTAATTTTTACCTGTGGTTCTGGTATTACTGCTTGTATTGTACTTTTAGCTGCAAGTATCGCCGGGTATTCTGACTTATTTTTATATGATGGCTCTTGGAGTGAATGGGGTGCTTCCCGAAATCTACCTGTTTCAACCTCTTAAAAATTTCAAAAAAAGAACTCTTGATTTGTTCCCAATTTTAGTTTTAAAAACGTAATTTGTTTTTAAATTAAGTATATAAAATAGGAACAGAATGTCGATAGAAGTTTTTTAATTAGTCTGGAATAGACTATAATTAAAGTATACTTTTAGAGGTAGAATGTTTTTGACTCCGCTCTAACTGACATTTTAGAACCGAGTTTGTATAAAATAAATTGTTAAGTTCAAAATGATCCCTTTTCTTATTTAATTATAATAGAAATAGAAATAAATTAAAAATATGCTAAGATCAAGTTTGTTATTGATTTCCATTGGTTTATACACTATCTGTAGTAGTGCACAGCAGCAATTTCATTTACAGGATTTTTATAAATATGATGCCGAACTGGATTATGTAGTGGATTCTATTTATAATTCATTAACAGACCAGCAACGCATAGCACAAATGATTATTACTTCTGCGGGAGAACTGGGTAAACCTATGAGTACGGTTGAAAAGCTAGCGGAAAAAGATGCTATTGGTGGAGTAGTATTTTTAAAAGGGGATAAAAAAACGCATACGGAGAGCATAGGTACTCTTAATAGTATTTCAAAAAAGAACAATACACTACCCCTGCTTTTTAGTATGGATGCAGAACCCAGTTTATTTGCCAGCCGGATTAAGGGAGCAAAAGATGTAGGTAAAACTATAAATATTAAAACAAAAGAACAATCTGACGAAGTAGTTGCTATCATTAATAATGAATTAAAAGAAATAGGAGTCCAACATAACTATGCTCCGGTATTAGATGTAAGTGCTTCAAATGAAGCTATTAAATCCCGTAGCTATGGAAGTGATAAAGACAAAGTGATTGAATTGGCAAATCAATTTATACAATGTACCCAGGAAGGGGGTATTATCGCTACGGCAAAACATTTTCCCGGACATGGACTGGTAAAAGGGGATACACATAAACAAAGTGTCTATATTGATGGCGCTTTACAAGAAGTAGCTAACTATAAAAAAATTATTGAAGACGGTGTTATTTCTATCATGGTTGCTCATATCACCATTCAAAACAATGAGATGTACGGAACAAATAATTTACCCGCTAGCTGTTCGCCAAAAATTATTAATGGTTTATTAAAAAAGGAGATGGGTTTTAAAGGCGTAGTCATTTCAGATGCTTTAAATATTATGAAAGCGGTTACTATCCTGGACAATGCCCCTTTACTAGCCTCTAAAGCAGGTTGCGATTTGATTTTAATGCCTCAAAATGAAGAACAGGTTATCAAAGATATTTTAGCTGAAATAAAAACTGACAAAAATTACAAGAAACAGATAGAACAATCCGTAAAAAAGGTGCTTAGAATGAAGGTTTGTGCTGGAGTGGTTTCCATTTGAAATTAGTACTATTGTTACATGTATTTCTTGAATGTCTAAGAAACAGGATCGCTATCGCTTTTAGAGCCAGGAAACAGGACTAACTTTAACTCTCTTAATTTAGCTCTTTGAGATTATTAGAACGAAAATTTATGATGAATAACTATCTGGTTAGTAGCACTTTTAAGAAATAGAGTTATAACAACACTTTAGGAACTAAAAAATAAAGATTTAAACAACCTCAAACAATTTACCCGGTAGCGGGCGTACCACTCCTTTTAATTCCATATTAAGCAATAGCGCTGCTATTTTAAAAGTTGGGATGTTGCATTGTAAGGCAATTACATCTAATAATTCCTTTCCGTTCTCTTTTAAAAAGTTGTATACTATTTTCTCTTCTTCCTCTAATTCTACAAATAATTGTTTTTGAACCGGTTTCTCTTTCTTTTTACTTAACTCCCATCCTAACATATAAATTAAGTCTGCAGCACTGGTTAACATTTGCGCTTTTTGAGTTTTAATAAGGGTATTACAACCTTTGCTCAACGTATCGGTGGGTCTTCCGGGAACCGCAAATACTTCCCTATGATAAGAATGTGCAATATCAGCCGTAACCAGTGACCCTCCTTTTCCGGCGCTTTCAATAACTACGGTAGCTTCGCTTAACCCTGCTATGATCCGGTTTCTTCCTAAGAAATTCTTCCGGTCAAAGGTATCCGTACTCCAAAAATCCGTAAAAAACCCACCGTTATTTTCAACATCCTCCATGTATTTTTTATGGGTTTTAGGATAAATTTGATTCAAACCGTGGGCAAGACAAGCTACGGTTTGTAACTTATAATGAATGGCTGCTTTATGCGCTGTAATATCTACTCCGTAAGCAAATCCTGAAACAATTACCGGGTTAAGCGGAGCGAGCTGTTCAATAAATTCTTCACAAAACCGAACCCCATGACTGGTCACCTTACGTGTCCCTACGATACTAATAATTTTACGATCCTGTAATTGTATATTTCCACGACTAAACAAAACTACCGGGCTGTCTATACAGTGCTTTAATTTGGACGGATAACCAGGTTCATCGTACATAGAAAACTGAATATTATGATCTTCTACAAACCGGATTTCCTGATCGGCTAATATCTGAATTTCTTTATTGCCTAAGTCTTTGATTTTATGTGCGCCAATTCCGTGGATTTTCAATAACCGAGATGGTTTTTCTTTAAGAACTCCTTCAGCAGAACCTACGGTGTTTATTAATTTTTTAATAGAACTATCACCCAGGTTAGGAGCCTTCTTTAAGATTAAAAGTGATCGCAGTTTTGTTTGGTTCATTTTTATTTCCCTTATACCTACAAAGAACTATATAAAATTGAATTATACAAAGTTTGTAAATCAAGTAATTTATTCATAAACCTGTTCATAAAAAATAAAAGAAGACACAGGTTAGCCTTTTGTTTTTTCTATCTTTGAAATGTTTACGGTTTAACTCGTTTTTATGAATCATACGGCAGCTTATCTTAAAGATCTTTTATATCGATATGATTGTGTCATACTTCCTGGTTTCGGGGCTTTTTTATCACAAAGAAAACCTGCTTTTATCCAGGAAAATAGCCAACATTTTTATCCACCGTCCAAAGTAATTTCTTTTAACGAGCAACTGCAACATAATGATGGTTTGTTAGCTAATTATATAGCTTCTGTTGAAAAATGCAGTTTTAAAGAAGCTGTTGACAAAATTGAAATTTACGTAACTAACCTAAAAAACTCTTTATACAACCAAGAGGTGTATTTAAAAAATATAGGTGCCTTCTTTACTTCAGGAGAAGGTAGATTACAGTTTAAACCGGACTCACAAACTAATTTTTTACCGGAAGCTTTTGGGTTATCTTCGATTACTACTCCGGCCGTAATTCTTCAAGCTCCGGAAAGAGAAGTGCTTAAAGAACAAGTAGAAGTATTAGAAGAAAAAACTCCAATTGCTTTTACGCCAGAAAAACGAAAAGAACGAAACTACTCACGATATGCAGCTACGGCAGCTATTATCATTGGAATTACCGGTTTATTAAGTTATACCGGAATCCAATGGAGAAACAGCCAGGTAGCAGACGCAAATTTTATGACTCGTACAGAGGTTGCAAAGGATATGGATCATTTGATTCAGGAGGCTACTTTTGAAATAAGTAATCCCCTACCAGCTATCAATTTAGCGGTTGCGAATCTTAAAGAAAAGAAAACAACCGAATCTTCAACGGTTTACGGATATAAGTATCATATTGTGGCAGGTGCGTTTCGAATTAAAGAAAATGCGATTAATAGAAAAGAGCATTTACAAGCTAATGGATATCAAGCCCGTTTAATCGGTAAAAATAAATACGGTTTACATCAGGTAGTATATAATAGCTATGCTACCCGTTATGAAG from Aquimarina sp. ERC-38 includes these protein-coding regions:
- a CDS encoding aldehyde dehydrogenase family protein; the encoded protein is MAFTQMIKDTLATLQIQPENKGTSTGMAWLGNGNHIASYSPVDGNAIAKVTTTTAEEYTQVIQKAKEAFVHWRMVPAPQRGEIVRQFGEALRKQKQALGTLVSYEMGKSLQEGLGEVQEMIDICDFAVGLSRQLHGFTMHSERPMHRMYEQYHPLGIVGIISAFNFPVAVWAWNTALAWVCGNVCIWKPSEKTPLCAVACQHIIANVLKENNLPEGISCLINGDYQVGEMLTKDDQIPLISVTGSTRMGKIVAATVGKRLGKSLLELGGNNAIIVTPDADIRMTIMGAVFGAVGTAGQRCTSTRRLIIHEEIYEEVKNSLLKAYQQLKIGNPLDERNHVGPLIDKEAVATYQKALEKVKKVGGTILIEGEVLTGEDYKSGCYVRPVIIEADNSFDIVQHETFAPILYLLRYDGEVQNAIAIQNNVKQGLSSAIMTTNLREAELFLSQQGSDCGIANVNIGTSGAEIGGAFGGEKDTGGGRESGSDAWKVYMRRQTNTINYSIELPLAQGITFDL
- a CDS encoding 3-hydroxyanthranilate 3,4-dioxygenase, whose translation is MSIQKPFNLQRWIKENRDTLKPPVGNKNLYKDAGDYIVMIVAGPNARKDYHYNETEELFYQLEGEIEVHIQEDGKKRTMTLSEGDMYLHPAKVPHSPVRHKNSIGLVIERKRTKLPGKDGLLWYCDQCNHKLYEVYFPLENIEKDFLKHFQHFYNSEELRTCTNCGHVMETDKRFVAN
- a CDS encoding NAD(P)H-dependent glycerol-3-phosphate dehydrogenase, coding for MKDKKITFSVFGGGSWATAIVKMLTENLEEVGWYMRSVYALEHIKKQDHNPNYLSSVEFKNEQLLLTNNINEAVERSDYLIFAIPSAFLYTELEKLTTSLKDKVIFSAIKGIIPETGKIVGEHFHEVYNIPFDHIGVITGPCHAEEVALERLSYLTIASDDEAKAEMMAKHLRSDYIKCKTSDDIIGTEYAAVLKNIYSVAAGIAHGLGYGDNFQSVLMSNAIREMKRFIKKIHKMKRNINDSAYLGDLLVTGYSIFSRNRMFGNMIGKGYTVKSAQMEMNMIAEGYFAAKTAYETKAAEHTRTPIIDAVHNILYKNKNPKKVFKKLADQLD
- a CDS encoding sulfurtransferase, coding for MINILVSPQWLNERLDNANLKVILAKLDRKAVTIPNSIAIQQIPGTISIDIKRDFSDTTSDLPNTLLPEKKFLEKIRMLGIKPSDNIVIYDQYGLYASPRIWWIFSNLGFKNTYVLNGGMPSWIQHQYPIESMGIESLKQEINLEENFEIPKSLFKVCNKEEILQTLNDDSHVVIDARSSGRFYGTAPEPRQTLRSGHIPNSINLPFTQLVQNGEMLPKEELITIFKPLQLQNKKLIFTCGSGITACIVLLAASIAGYSDLFLYDGSWSEWGASRNLPVSTS
- a CDS encoding glycoside hydrolase family 3 N-terminal domain-containing protein, whose protein sequence is MLRSSLLLISIGLYTICSSAQQQFHLQDFYKYDAELDYVVDSIYNSLTDQQRIAQMIITSAGELGKPMSTVEKLAEKDAIGGVVFLKGDKKTHTESIGTLNSISKKNNTLPLLFSMDAEPSLFASRIKGAKDVGKTINIKTKEQSDEVVAIINNELKEIGVQHNYAPVLDVSASNEAIKSRSYGSDKDKVIELANQFIQCTQEGGIIATAKHFPGHGLVKGDTHKQSVYIDGALQEVANYKKIIEDGVISIMVAHITIQNNEMYGTNNLPASCSPKIINGLLKKEMGFKGVVISDALNIMKAVTILDNAPLLASKAGCDLILMPQNEEQVIKDILAEIKTDKNYKKQIEQSVKKVLRMKVCAGVVSI
- the dprA gene encoding DNA-processing protein DprA, with translation MNQTKLRSLLILKKAPNLGDSSIKKLINTVGSAEGVLKEKPSRLLKIHGIGAHKIKDLGNKEIQILADQEIRFVEDHNIQFSMYDEPGYPSKLKHCIDSPVVLFSRGNIQLQDRKIISIVGTRKVTSHGVRFCEEFIEQLAPLNPVIVSGFAYGVDITAHKAAIHYKLQTVACLAHGLNQIYPKTHKKYMEDVENNGGFFTDFWSTDTFDRKNFLGRNRIIAGLSEATVVIESAGKGGSLVTADIAHSYHREVFAVPGRPTDTLSKGCNTLIKTQKAQMLTSAADLIYMLGWELSKKKEKPVQKQLFVELEEEEKIVYNFLKENGKELLDVIALQCNIPTFKIAALLLNMELKGVVRPLPGKLFEVV
- a CDS encoding SPOR domain-containing protein codes for the protein MNHTAAYLKDLLYRYDCVILPGFGAFLSQRKPAFIQENSQHFYPPSKVISFNEQLQHNDGLLANYIASVEKCSFKEAVDKIEIYVTNLKNSLYNQEVYLKNIGAFFTSGEGRLQFKPDSQTNFLPEAFGLSSITTPAVILQAPEREVLKEQVEVLEEKTPIAFTPEKRKERNYSRYAATAAIIIGITGLLSYTGIQWRNSQVADANFMTRTEVAKDMDHLIQEATFEISNPLPAINLAVANLKEKKTTESSTVYGYKYHIVAGAFRIKENAINRKEHLQANGYQARLIGKNKYGLHQVVYNSYATRYEALQALKNIKHSENRRAWLLIASIQN